One halophilic archaeon DL31 genomic region harbors:
- a CDS encoding hypothetical protein (KEGG: hbo:Hbor_13150 hypothetical protein): MQRISEGDRVRIDTPDETGPDHQKYHGKYGEVVAVLSDDADSVTAEERGSQIYRIAFDSGETADFRWRDLRSPLDDSQQA, from the coding sequence ATGCAGCGTATCTCAGAGGGAGACCGCGTCCGCATTGATACTCCTGATGAGACCGGTCCTGATCATCAGAAGTACCACGGGAAGTACGGAGAGGTCGTTGCAGTGCTGAGTGATGATGCAGATTCGGTTACCGCTGAGGAGCGAGGTTCTCAGATCTACCGGATTGCGTTTGATTCGGGCGAGACGGCTGATTTCCGGTGGCGTGACTTGCGATCCCCGCTCGATGACTCGCAGCAGGCGTAG
- a CDS encoding SMC domain protein (PFAM: RecF/RecN/SMC protein, N-terminal~KEGG: SMC domain-containing protein) encodes MTVVIESVMLEDFKSYADRTTIELGDGVTAIVGENGSGKSTVQEAIGFALFDTHPFDNQNRLVRDGEASGHVEVTFRVVETGEVYTVRRWAKRSKFDVLDTNGDALGLDTKSAIKEWVAEKLGVDDADDLSEVWERSVGVPQTSFLADFTQSEKDRVDTFDPLFDIERYREAYKSLSGLQGEFDEEITAKNEEVSELRGELNDLPDVESEVEELEDKLREYEADIATIEHRVTVLQAEHTTLEEVEAALDEKRGEVESLEGTKIPAAERELEQAEEALAEAKAAVETLSDVEEEYEAHREAEKKRERVEEEIDEREEFVGERDEIKSEIKQKRTEAEQKEEAVETAEQAKERLEELEPDVEEYRELEAEVKELEDDVERIGEIDSEIGEHEAEISEIEGEIEELEDQIEAAEAQRDEAEKLESLRDERRELSVERESLKKDVEELKAQNEELREIDVDDASDVPCPTCDRPITVDHRDSVIEQNTERIEEIESSELPRINSRLRELADDIDDAKAAADAVSEISEHESEITDLREEIDDLESTIEELRSERSELEARTENISEKRRRLEALDGVEADYTAAETRYEDNKSAESELESIRERIGEFETEVAELDEEIASYGDLDSELDAVKETQEETKEGYETYIAHEEEASKRDEREEAVEEARSELADLRSRAEGVREEIGELESEFDEERFEVLDTDIGAFEAEKNQLTGKRETVEGNLSDARSELDDLYEKQSEKEALDAEIAEIERDKRFAGWSRNTLQQGAADLRELITTEIGHRANEVFQQLRGNPTETLVWDKTYNLRVRVKGQDKPFDSLSGGEKMAAALAVRLAILERLASVGMAFLDEPTANLDTEKKQNLVNQLESLEGLGQLTVVSHDRTFEAMTERAVVLEKDETDEVTRVVSQ; translated from the coding sequence GTGACGGTCGTTATCGAGTCGGTGATGTTGGAGGACTTCAAGAGTTACGCGGACCGGACGACGATCGAGCTCGGCGACGGCGTCACGGCGATCGTCGGGGAAAACGGGTCGGGGAAAAGCACGGTGCAGGAAGCGATCGGGTTCGCGTTGTTCGACACGCACCCGTTCGACAATCAGAACCGCCTCGTGCGGGACGGTGAAGCGTCCGGGCACGTCGAAGTGACGTTCCGGGTCGTCGAGACGGGCGAGGTGTACACGGTGCGGCGTTGGGCCAAGCGGTCCAAGTTCGACGTGCTCGATACGAACGGAGATGCGCTCGGACTGGATACTAAATCAGCAATCAAAGAGTGGGTAGCGGAGAAACTTGGCGTGGATGACGCGGACGATCTGTCGGAAGTGTGGGAGCGGAGTGTCGGGGTGCCGCAGACGAGTTTCCTCGCGGACTTCACGCAAAGCGAGAAGGATCGCGTGGACACGTTCGATCCGTTGTTTGATATCGAACGGTACCGGGAAGCGTACAAGTCGCTGAGCGGCCTACAGGGCGAATTCGACGAGGAAATCACCGCGAAAAACGAGGAGGTCAGCGAACTCCGCGGGGAATTGAATGATTTGCCGGATGTCGAATCGGAAGTCGAAGAGTTAGAAGACAAGTTACGAGAGTACGAGGCGGATATTGCGACGATAGAACACCGTGTGACGGTGCTACAGGCGGAACACACGACGCTTGAGGAGGTCGAGGCTGCGCTTGATGAGAAGCGAGGTGAGGTGGAATCGCTTGAGGGCACGAAGATACCCGCAGCAGAGCGAGAACTCGAACAAGCCGAAGAAGCGCTGGCGGAGGCCAAAGCCGCAGTCGAGACGCTGTCCGACGTCGAAGAAGAGTACGAGGCGCACCGCGAGGCAGAGAAGAAGCGAGAACGGGTGGAAGAAGAAATCGACGAGCGCGAAGAGTTTGTCGGTGAGCGCGACGAGATCAAAAGCGAAATCAAACAGAAGCGCACCGAGGCCGAGCAGAAAGAGGAGGCAGTTGAAACGGCAGAACAGGCCAAAGAGCGGCTCGAAGAACTCGAACCGGACGTCGAGGAGTACCGAGAGCTAGAGGCGGAGGTCAAGGAACTTGAGGACGACGTAGAGCGGATCGGTGAGATCGATTCGGAGATCGGCGAGCACGAAGCCGAGATTTCGGAGATCGAAGGCGAAATCGAGGAACTCGAAGATCAGATCGAGGCCGCTGAGGCGCAGCGTGACGAGGCAGAGAAACTCGAAAGTCTGCGCGACGAGCGCCGCGAGTTGTCCGTCGAACGAGAGTCGCTAAAAAAGGATGTAGAGGAGCTGAAAGCGCAGAACGAGGAGTTGAGGGAAATCGACGTGGATGATGCGTCGGACGTACCGTGTCCGACGTGCGATCGGCCGATCACGGTGGATCACCGCGATTCGGTGATCGAGCAGAACACGGAGCGGATCGAGGAGATCGAGTCGTCGGAACTCCCGCGGATCAACTCGCGGCTCAGAGAACTTGCCGACGATATCGATGATGCCAAAGCTGCGGCCGACGCAGTGTCGGAAATTTCTGAACACGAATCCGAGATTACCGATCTGCGCGAGGAAATCGATGATCTCGAATCGACGATCGAGGAGTTGCGGAGCGAGCGGTCAGAACTCGAAGCCCGCACCGAAAACATCTCTGAGAAGCGGCGTCGCCTCGAAGCACTCGATGGTGTTGAAGCGGACTACACGGCAGCGGAGACGCGGTACGAGGATAACAAGTCGGCTGAATCGGAGTTAGAGTCGATTCGGGAGCGTATTGGGGAGTTTGAAACTGAGGTCGCGGAACTTGACGAGGAGATCGCGTCGTACGGTGATCTTGATTCGGAGCTTGACGCGGTAAAAGAGACGCAAGAGGAGACGAAGGAAGGGTACGAAACGTACATCGCTCACGAGGAAGAGGCGAGTAAACGCGACGAGCGGGAAGAGGCGGTAGAGGAAGCGCGGTCCGAGTTAGCAGATCTCCGATCGAGAGCGGAGGGAGTCCGAGAAGAGATCGGCGAGTTGGAATCGGAGTTTGACGAGGAACGGTTTGAGGTCCTAGATACCGATATCGGTGCGTTCGAGGCGGAGAAAAACCAGCTCACAGGGAAGCGGGAGACCGTTGAAGGGAATTTGAGTGACGCCCGGAGCGAGCTGGACGACCTGTACGAAAAACAGTCCGAAAAGGAAGCACTCGACGCGGAGATTGCTGAGATAGAACGTGACAAGCGGTTTGCCGGGTGGTCGCGGAACACGTTACAGCAGGGGGCGGCGGACCTGCGTGAACTGATCACGACGGAGATCGGGCACCGTGCGAATGAGGTGTTTCAGCAGCTCCGCGGGAATCCGACCGAGACGTTGGTGTGGGATAAGACGTACAACCTCCGTGTCCGCGTGAAGGGGCAGGACAAGCCGTTCGATTCGTTGTCCGGCGGGGAGAAGATGGCGGCGGCGCTCGCCGTCCGGTTAGCGATTCTCGAACGGTTGGCGAGCGTCGGGATGGCGTTCCTTGACGAGCCGACGGCGAATCTGGACACGGAGAAGAAACAAAACCTCGTGAATCAGTTGGAGTCGCTTGAGGGGCTCGGGCAGTTGACGGTGGTGAGTCACGACCGGACGTTCGAGGCGATGACGGAACGCGCGGTGGTGCTCGAAAAAGACGAGACCGACGAGGTCACGCGAGTGGTGTCGCAGTAA
- a CDS encoding protein of unknown function DUF87 (PFAM: Protein of unknown function DUF87~KEGG: ttr:Tter_1877 protein of unknown function DUF87), producing the protein MTSDDRGLPSPPATRDVPALTGTPIGTVACPGDDPSEFEFIAPGDQGLRTGEFVAYNATVDGEREAILARVTNTAQERGLPGEFLANPDVDPAEVAGALGVPTEDTELSRFTARTIGYFDEQISTFTNPRIQPQPGTRLQLAADAYLEAVLPSADWDSGSGTAHLGWLLNRSHGAANMHIPIDKFAATHLAILASTGSGKSYTASVLIEEMMRPASRAAMLVFDPHAEYDTLPEMRRNEHSHVFEGDDGYRPEVEIITPDEITIPIPDLTYSDLLALLDGPSDRMRYVLNEAWRDLTDESNHITPQDIINKCEDVEGERSGTVDALAWRLNKSLNRDLFVPAARDELTDLVVPGQVTVLKLNRLSQSDQQMLAAALLRKLYEAREAATRGEDDAIDHPVFSLFEEGHRFAPDGDARSLGILRRILSEGRKFGFGVGIISQRPSKIDPDVLSQCGTQIIMQIQNPNDQQAIRTSVESAGEDVLDELPGLTPGQAVVAGDAMNTPVLVNVRERHTEHGADSPEATKEWKTAHGRIENEPAGVTDAYNDNDDVDETPL; encoded by the coding sequence ATGACGAGCGACGACCGCGGGCTCCCGAGTCCGCCGGCGACGCGCGATGTCCCGGCGCTCACCGGGACGCCGATCGGGACGGTCGCGTGCCCCGGAGACGACCCGTCGGAGTTCGAGTTCATCGCACCCGGCGACCAAGGGCTTCGAACCGGAGAATTCGTCGCCTACAACGCGACGGTCGACGGCGAGCGGGAAGCGATCCTCGCTCGGGTGACGAACACGGCACAGGAACGCGGGTTACCGGGCGAGTTCCTAGCGAACCCAGACGTAGATCCGGCCGAGGTCGCCGGTGCCCTCGGCGTCCCGACGGAGGACACGGAACTCAGCCGGTTCACGGCCCGAACGATCGGGTACTTCGACGAGCAGATATCGACGTTCACGAACCCGCGTATCCAACCGCAGCCGGGGACGCGACTCCAGCTCGCCGCCGACGCGTACCTGGAGGCCGTGCTGCCGAGCGCGGACTGGGACTCCGGAAGCGGCACGGCGCACCTCGGGTGGCTGTTGAATCGGTCGCACGGGGCCGCGAACATGCACATCCCGATCGATAAGTTCGCGGCGACGCACTTAGCGATCCTCGCATCGACGGGGAGCGGGAAGTCCTACACGGCGAGCGTCCTGATCGAGGAGATGATGCGGCCGGCGTCGCGTGCCGCGATGCTGGTGTTCGATCCGCACGCGGAGTATGACACACTCCCGGAGATGCGGCGCAACGAACACAGCCACGTGTTCGAAGGCGACGACGGGTACCGGCCCGAGGTGGAAATCATCACGCCCGACGAGATCACGATCCCGATCCCGGATCTCACGTACAGCGACTTGCTCGCGTTGCTTGACGGGCCGAGCGACCGAATGCGGTACGTCCTCAACGAAGCTTGGCGAGACCTGACCGACGAGAGTAACCACATCACGCCGCAAGACATCATCAACAAATGCGAGGATGTTGAGGGGGAGCGCAGCGGGACAGTCGATGCGCTCGCATGGCGGTTGAACAAGTCGCTGAACCGGGATTTGTTTGTTCCGGCAGCGCGTGACGAACTCACCGATCTCGTTGTGCCCGGGCAAGTCACGGTTCTCAAGCTCAATCGACTGTCACAGTCCGACCAGCAGATGCTCGCCGCGGCGCTGCTCCGGAAACTGTACGAGGCGCGGGAAGCGGCGACGCGCGGTGAGGACGACGCGATCGATCACCCCGTTTTTTCGCTGTTCGAGGAGGGACACCGGTTCGCGCCTGACGGGGACGCGCGGAGCCTCGGGATTCTCCGCCGGATCCTCTCAGAAGGGCGGAAGTTCGGGTTCGGGGTCGGTATCATCAGTCAGCGCCCGTCGAAAATCGATCCTGACGTGTTGTCACAGTGCGGCACGCAGATCATCATGCAGATTCAGAACCCGAACGATCAGCAGGCGATCCGCACGTCGGTCGAGAGCGCCGGCGAGGACGTGCTCGATGAACTCCCCGGACTCACGCCCGGCCAAGCCGTCGTGGCCGGAGACGCAATGAACACGCCGGTCCTGGTGAACGTCCGAGAACGCCACACCGAACACGGTGCCGATAGCCCCGAAGCGACGAAAGAGTGGAAAACGGCGCACGGCAGGATTGAAAACGAACCAGCCGGTGTGACGGACGCGTATAACGACAATGACGATGTCGACGAAACCCCATTATAA
- a CDS encoding DEAD/DEAH box helicase domain protein (KEGG: gem:GM21_1247 DEAD/DEAH box helicase domain protein~PFAM: DNA/RNA helicase, DEAD/DEAH box type, N-terminal; DNA/RNA helicase, C-terminal~SMART: DEAD-like helicase, N-terminal; DNA/RNA helicase, C-terminal), producing MILPGSNSSDDEDDSRQTQSFELLHESMQRWVWKQGWEALRPIQEQAIPVVLDGGSDVILSAPTASGKTEAAFLPVLSHITDRRESSEAPEPGFDVVYISPLKALINDQYDRLEELCDACDLPVHRWHGDVSSSKKSKALDEPDGILLITPESVEALFLRRPSVFHQALQNTAYLVVDEVHAFIGTPRGKQLQSLLHRIEGAIGGWTPRVALSATIGDHEMTAEFLRPKSGSEVEVIDPDGDRQEIRLLVKGYENKNNGNTEENGEGPSGTVVDIAEHIFTTLRGQDNLVFANRRMDVELYTDLLKRISEDRGVPNEFAAHHGSLSKEIREESERLLKNSKAPATVICTSTLELGIDIGWMDSIGQVGSPPSVSSLRQRLGRSGRGDNPAVLRAYIQEPEISDSTPLEDTLRPELVQTIAMVDLLLEKWYEPPNLDALELSTLIQQLLSLIAEHGGIKTKTAYRILCQTGPFDKITVPQFKSLLRGLADEELLNQAGDGDLIMGLTGEKLTRHYDFYAAFWSPDEYRLVANEKTIGTLPITSPLVEGKLLIFGGQRWEVESVDQKKQIAFLQPAPGGKVPKFGGEGALVHSRIREEMFTTYTSTEVPSYLDAKGVDLLKEGRVHFERLDLQDVNLIRQGDHTVLFVWAGDRVVNTIHMLLSEKGYKASKSGMTLQVRDCLPSELFNVLCEIATTQPSEPTKLAATVENKIIDKHDRYLPEELLNSNYASKRLDIEGALDEINTIIDEG from the coding sequence ATGATCTTGCCGGGTTCAAACTCTAGTGACGATGAGGATGATTCCCGCCAGACGCAGTCTTTTGAGCTGCTTCACGAGTCGATGCAGCGATGGGTTTGGAAGCAGGGCTGGGAGGCACTTCGCCCGATCCAAGAACAAGCGATCCCCGTTGTTTTAGACGGCGGCTCGGATGTCATTTTGTCGGCCCCAACCGCATCAGGAAAAACAGAAGCGGCGTTCTTACCGGTTCTGTCTCACATTACGGATCGGCGGGAATCGTCTGAGGCTCCCGAACCGGGGTTCGATGTCGTGTACATCTCCCCCTTGAAGGCACTCATCAATGACCAGTATGACCGTCTCGAAGAGCTTTGTGATGCTTGTGATCTACCCGTTCACCGGTGGCATGGAGACGTATCCTCAAGCAAAAAAAGCAAAGCGTTAGATGAACCGGACGGGATTCTGCTCATCACTCCAGAGTCGGTGGAGGCGTTGTTTCTTCGTCGACCATCTGTGTTCCATCAGGCGTTACAAAACACCGCTTATCTCGTTGTAGATGAAGTCCACGCGTTCATTGGGACGCCACGAGGCAAACAGTTACAGTCGCTTCTACACCGAATTGAGGGAGCGATAGGCGGGTGGACACCGCGTGTTGCGCTTTCTGCTACGATTGGGGATCACGAGATGACTGCGGAGTTCCTTCGTCCAAAATCAGGATCCGAAGTTGAGGTTATTGACCCTGATGGTGATCGCCAAGAGATCCGCCTTCTAGTAAAAGGGTACGAGAACAAGAACAACGGCAATACCGAGGAAAACGGGGAAGGTCCCTCTGGGACGGTTGTGGATATCGCTGAACACATTTTCACAACCCTTCGTGGACAAGACAATCTTGTCTTCGCAAATCGCCGAATGGATGTCGAACTCTACACCGATCTGCTGAAGCGAATCTCAGAGGACAGGGGCGTTCCGAACGAGTTTGCTGCCCATCATGGGAGTCTATCGAAAGAGATCCGAGAGGAAAGCGAACGCCTATTGAAAAATTCGAAGGCACCTGCAACGGTTATCTGTACCAGCACGCTCGAATTAGGAATTGATATCGGATGGATGGACAGTATCGGTCAGGTCGGTTCACCCCCGTCGGTTTCGAGTCTGCGGCAACGACTCGGGCGGTCTGGGCGGGGAGACAATCCGGCGGTTCTACGGGCGTATATTCAAGAGCCAGAAATTAGCGACTCGACACCGCTTGAGGATACGCTACGCCCAGAACTCGTTCAAACGATTGCGATGGTTGATTTACTACTTGAGAAGTGGTACGAGCCACCGAATCTTGATGCGCTCGAACTCTCAACGCTGATTCAACAACTTCTCTCGCTGATCGCTGAACACGGTGGAATCAAAACGAAGACTGCCTACCGTATCTTATGTCAAACTGGGCCATTTGATAAGATCACAGTTCCTCAGTTCAAATCGTTACTGCGAGGTCTCGCAGACGAGGAGCTACTCAATCAAGCTGGGGACGGGGATCTCATAATGGGTCTGACCGGCGAGAAACTCACTCGACACTATGATTTCTACGCCGCGTTCTGGAGTCCGGACGAGTATCGGCTTGTAGCCAATGAAAAAACGATCGGGACACTCCCAATCACGAGTCCCTTGGTAGAAGGTAAGCTGCTGATATTTGGTGGACAACGTTGGGAAGTAGAATCAGTTGATCAGAAGAAACAAATTGCGTTTTTGCAACCAGCTCCTGGTGGAAAGGTGCCGAAGTTTGGAGGTGAAGGGGCTCTCGTTCATTCTCGTATTCGTGAGGAGATGTTTACCACGTACACCAGCACGGAGGTTCCGAGTTATTTAGACGCGAAGGGAGTAGATCTGCTTAAAGAAGGCCGAGTTCATTTTGAACGGCTTGATCTACAGGATGTAAATTTGATTCGACAGGGAGACCACACGGTGCTATTCGTGTGGGCAGGAGATCGCGTCGTGAATACGATACATATGCTTCTCTCAGAGAAAGGTTACAAGGCCTCAAAGTCTGGAATGACGCTACAGGTCAGAGACTGTCTGCCATCAGAACTGTTCAATGTTCTCTGTGAGATTGCGACAACACAGCCTTCTGAACCAACTAAACTAGCTGCAACTGTAGAAAACAAAATCATCGATAAACACGACCGATACCTGCCAGAAGAACTCCTGAATTCGAATTACGCATCCAAACGTTTGGACATCGAAGGTGCATTGGACGAGATTAACACGATTATAGACGAAGGATGA
- a CDS encoding NurA domain-containing protein (PFAM: NurA domain~KEGG: cya:CYA_2518 hypothetical protein) — protein sequence MPLYPDRVAEQLEANKAEIHRFTHDDSRVVEVYRDRLREAVTESQAAVRDAIGDDRESYPGAVPTREWDAVSGPVVPFGASVSWDNHEAVNEFAADVLASVSTVAADGSEIGPTREFTVPLGLVQTAWCRNGHSPSRDYEEDVSMRLLVPDDLTEDCDDGRRYVDGQAPAHERYREEARTIIDCIERFADVTPPPVVLYDGPLVPSFANTFAPEIRDAYYREPMSMVLAASQHHGVPVVGYTAGSGSTNLAKLLRRRYPDALGDRPFVADSRIFDPFIDHWGDRSQLFSNRQDGAVDALTTQYRGEAYDFWDDVLFAYLNIPGGDALDRVELPGWVLRDDQAEYVFDVVRAEAGVGRGYPEILQQADANAVLDTGAKNRFLALVQEFADEHDLPIEWDAKALSKERRRR from the coding sequence ATGCCGTTGTACCCTGACCGCGTTGCCGAGCAGCTGGAAGCGAACAAAGCGGAGATTCACCGGTTCACGCACGACGATTCGCGTGTCGTCGAAGTGTACCGTGACCGCCTCCGCGAGGCGGTAACTGAGTCGCAAGCGGCGGTACGTGACGCGATCGGTGATGACCGCGAGTCGTACCCGGGTGCGGTCCCGACACGCGAGTGGGACGCGGTGTCAGGCCCGGTTGTCCCGTTTGGCGCGTCGGTATCGTGGGATAATCACGAAGCGGTGAACGAGTTCGCGGCTGACGTCCTCGCCAGTGTGTCCACGGTGGCGGCGGACGGGTCGGAGATCGGGCCGACACGCGAGTTCACCGTGCCGCTCGGGCTGGTGCAGACGGCGTGGTGCCGTAACGGGCATTCACCGTCGCGTGATTACGAGGAGGACGTCTCGATGCGGCTGCTCGTCCCCGATGATCTCACGGAGGACTGCGACGACGGGCGGCGGTACGTGGACGGGCAGGCTCCGGCGCACGAACGGTACCGCGAGGAGGCGCGAACGATCATCGATTGCATCGAGCGGTTCGCGGACGTGACGCCGCCGCCGGTCGTGTTGTACGACGGGCCGCTCGTCCCGTCGTTCGCAAACACGTTCGCGCCGGAAATCCGGGACGCGTACTACCGTGAGCCGATGTCGATGGTGCTAGCGGCGTCACAACACCACGGCGTCCCGGTCGTTGGGTACACGGCCGGGAGCGGCAGCACGAACCTGGCGAAACTGCTGCGCCGGCGGTACCCGGACGCGTTAGGTGACCGGCCGTTCGTCGCGGACTCACGGATCTTTGACCCGTTCATCGACCACTGGGGCGACCGGTCACAGTTATTCAGTAACCGGCAGGACGGCGCGGTTGATGCGTTGACGACGCAGTACCGCGGCGAAGCGTACGACTTCTGGGACGACGTGCTGTTCGCGTACCTCAACATTCCCGGCGGGGACGCCCTCGATCGCGTCGAGCTTCCGGGGTGGGTGCTGCGGGACGACCAGGCGGAGTACGTGTTCGACGTCGTGCGGGCGGAAGCCGGCGTCGGGCGCGGGTACCCGGAGATACTACAGCAAGCGGACGCTAACGCGGTACTTGACACCGGGGCAAAAAACCGGTTCCTCGCGCTCGTACAGGAGTTCGCGGACGAACACGACCTCCCGATCGAGTGGGACGCGAAAGCCCTCTCGAAGGAACGTCGCCGCCGATAA
- a CDS encoding hypothetical protein (KEGG: syf:Synpcc7942_0602 hypothetical protein), which yields MTQQSNADDSTRAIAPTDTALGSIVHSNTQMDYVAQAFQDGEREDPPSRDEYEFGQPVYATETVRGTPHAVIGVVYDTRLVDPDQGRDGPRLSAPDQEMFVPGYVNEKQTMLGIALLGTAELDADPHQHPNGEEDGGPQSFSAVSQSMPRWTLDIDDFVYALSDNGFRQFHTHDGTLNLEYYERLIATADQFGPEVALAIVDRLRRLTDADAVLDVVEKKVRWQSSESRGVLR from the coding sequence ATGACACAACAATCGAACGCGGACGATTCGACGCGGGCGATCGCACCGACCGACACGGCGTTAGGCAGTATCGTACACTCTAACACGCAGATGGACTACGTCGCGCAGGCGTTCCAAGACGGCGAGCGCGAGGACCCGCCGTCACGCGACGAGTACGAGTTCGGCCAACCGGTGTACGCCACAGAAACCGTTCGCGGCACTCCGCACGCCGTGATCGGCGTCGTGTACGACACGCGACTCGTCGATCCCGACCAGGGACGAGACGGCCCGCGGCTTTCCGCCCCGGATCAGGAGATGTTCGTTCCCGGGTACGTGAACGAGAAGCAAACGATGCTTGGGATCGCGCTCCTCGGCACAGCCGAACTTGACGCCGACCCGCACCAGCACCCGAACGGCGAGGAGGACGGCGGCCCGCAGTCGTTCAGCGCGGTGTCGCAGTCGATGCCACGGTGGACGCTGGACATCGACGACTTCGTGTATGCGCTCTCGGACAACGGGTTCCGACAGTTCCACACGCACGACGGGACGCTGAACTTGGAGTACTACGAACGCTTGATCGCCACGGCCGACCAGTTCGGTCCGGAAGTCGCGTTAGCCATCGTTGACCGGTTACGGCGACTCACGGACGCGGACGCCGTGTTAGACGTCGTCGAGAAGAAAGTCCGCTGGCAGTCCAGCGAGAGCCGCGGGGTGCTTCGATGA
- a CDS encoding metallophosphoesterase (PFAM: Metallophosphoesterase~KEGG: mpd:MCP_1423 putative DNA double-strand break repair protein Mre11): protein MTRFLHLADIHLGRQQYRVPQRATDAKLSFQQALSQVSTEDADAVFLPGDLFDSRDVRPETLASVEDVLADVEVPVIVSPGNHDQNMSRRRDLTWLQYLNNKGLVTLLSADFEGDRASFAPTDVDSPRHGGGGYVDLEADEGTVRVFGVQYRGAYMERQIPAVVDGIEAVNASEGEPAATVVLAHFGVDDAVPDLGATVSVASLTPLMDAVDYVALGHIHKRYEVENVYNPGSLEAFSVQEGWWDDAHGYYVVDTADWSAAHRVSKRRPYVTVEFDVSGYRTFDDLCAAFEDAVRDEREMVERVCSSVEFQAGDGSRRDPIVNLRLTGTLLLDHVAFDVDALREIVEETLEALYVQPTDNTERKAIQELLGDIDRDEAFAADGTVNTDALQERVFTTLAEESRYSAAADDVAATLDELEGLVTEDGVGVGEAASYLRERRRELFPNGVGEPGETGEAAAVDGGEAE, encoded by the coding sequence GTGACGAGATTCCTCCATTTGGCGGACATCCATCTTGGTCGGCAGCAGTACCGCGTGCCGCAACGGGCGACTGACGCGAAACTCTCGTTCCAGCAGGCGCTGTCGCAAGTCTCGACCGAGGATGCCGACGCGGTGTTTCTCCCGGGCGACTTGTTCGACAGTCGGGACGTGCGGCCGGAGACCCTCGCATCGGTGGAAGACGTTCTCGCGGATGTCGAGGTCCCGGTGATCGTGAGCCCGGGGAATCACGATCAGAACATGAGTCGACGACGGGATTTGACGTGGTTACAGTACTTGAACAATAAGGGGCTTGTTACGTTGCTGTCGGCTGATTTCGAGGGCGATCGTGCGTCGTTCGCTCCGACTGACGTAGATTCTCCACGGCACGGTGGCGGCGGGTACGTCGATCTGGAGGCGGACGAGGGAACAGTTCGCGTGTTCGGCGTGCAGTACCGTGGCGCGTACATGGAACGACAGATTCCGGCCGTCGTGGACGGGATCGAAGCCGTGAACGCGTCTGAGGGTGAGCCGGCGGCGACGGTCGTGTTAGCGCACTTCGGTGTCGATGACGCGGTACCGGATCTGGGTGCGACGGTGTCCGTCGCGTCGTTGACGCCGCTGATGGACGCTGTGGATTACGTGGCGCTCGGGCACATTCACAAGCGGTACGAGGTGGAGAACGTGTATAACCCGGGGAGCTTAGAAGCGTTTTCCGTACAGGAGGGGTGGTGGGACGACGCGCATGGGTACTACGTGGTGGATACGGCTGACTGGTCGGCAGCCCACCGGGTTTCGAAGCGACGGCCGTACGTGACGGTTGAGTTCGACGTGTCGGGGTACCGAACGTTCGACGATCTCTGCGCGGCGTTCGAGGACGCGGTGCGTGACGAGCGAGAGATGGTCGAACGCGTGTGTAGCAGCGTCGAGTTCCAGGCGGGTGACGGGTCGCGTCGTGATCCGATCGTGAATCTGCGGTTGACGGGGACGCTGTTGCTCGATCACGTCGCGTTCGACGTCGATGCGTTACGTGAAATTGTGGAAGAGACGCTGGAGGCGCTGTACGTGCAGCCGACGGATAACACGGAGCGGAAAGCGATTCAGGAACTGCTCGGCGATATCGATCGTGACGAGGCGTTCGCGGCTGACGGGACGGTGAATACGGACGCGTTACAGGAACGCGTGTTCACGACACTCGCTGAGGAGTCGCGGTACAGCGCCGCAGCGGACGACGTTGCGGCGACGCTTGACGAACTGGAAGGACTTGTCACTGAGGACGGTGTTGGTGTCGGTGAAGCGGCGTCGTACTTGCGAGAGCGGCGTCGGGAGTTGTTCCCGAACGGCGTCGGTGAGCCAGGGGAGACGGGTGAGGCGGCCGCCGTTGACGGAGGTGAGGCGGAGTGA